In the genome of Leptospira inadai serovar Lyme str. 10, one region contains:
- a CDS encoding GNAT family N-acetyltransferase yields MAKIEITLRVASRSDLEELTELFELYRSFYGLKSDSANTKRFLEDRLLHKDSILLVAEDSNELKGFAQIYPTFSSLQMRKDFILNDLYVRESVRRNGIAKKLLEEAASTIRKLGGKGMSLEISPDNRAARKLYESFGFRLSEEYLHYYWPVSVEK; encoded by the coding sequence ATGGCCAAAATAGAAATCACTCTGCGCGTCGCCAGCCGATCCGATTTGGAAGAGCTGACGGAATTATTCGAATTGTATCGGTCATTCTATGGATTGAAATCGGATTCCGCGAATACCAAACGATTTTTGGAGGATCGCCTTTTGCATAAAGATTCGATATTGCTCGTCGCCGAAGATTCGAACGAGCTTAAAGGCTTTGCGCAGATTTATCCTACGTTTTCCTCGTTACAAATGAGGAAGGACTTTATTCTAAACGATTTATACGTTCGGGAGTCCGTCAGAAGAAACGGAATCGCAAAAAAACTCCTGGAAGAAGCCGCCTCGACGATCCGCAAATTGGGTGGAAAAGGAATGAGTTTGGAAATTTCTCCGGACAATCGGGCAGCCAGGAAATTATATGAAAGTTTTGGATTTCGTTTAAGCGAAGAATATCTGCATTACTACTGGCCTGTATCGGTCGAAAAATAG
- the dnaE gene encoding DNA polymerase III subunit alpha: MEDFAHLHLHTTYSMLDGAIRIKELMKHVKELGMSSVAMTDHGNMFGAIEFYNEAVKNGVKPIIGCEFYVSPNRKAEMEEMRIADGNAYHLILLAKDEIGYKNLIKLASKSYTEGFYKKARIDYDLLDKHSEGLVCLTACLAGEVNRKILEGKIPESFQLAGKLNEIFRKEDFYLEIQNHGIPEQEIAAKGAYDFSQRTGIKLVVTNDSHFLRKDDKEAQDILLRIGMRKTIEDEMEFGFNQHFYVKSPAEMKLLFPELPQAYYSTLEIRDKINLQLKFGNYLLPEFSVPDGYDEYGFMEKLVWDGIRHRYSSITPEIKERTEFELGTIKNMRFAGYFLIVQDYINYAKRSGIPVGPGRGSAAGSIVAYALGITNVEPLRFNLLFERFLNPDRKDMPDIDTDFCVERREEVINYIRHKYGEDRVGQIITFGSLAAKAALKDVGRVMNLPYDEANRLTSYCPNKPGITLDEAIEISSDLKQASEKDELHKKIFSIAKRLEGNYRQPGRHAAGVVISPYPLDEVVPLSTVAEKERPGVRSIVTQYEKNNLEAVGLIKMDILGLKNLTTLNYAVKLVKERRGVELDLDKIPLDDSNTYALLRKANTLGIFQLESSGITDLVARSQVSSFEEIVALIALYRPGPMESGMLEEYLERKSGRKPVSYPHESCEAILKETFGLTVYQEQVMSISRLVGGFTMGESDMLRKAMAKKKKELMDPLRIKFIEGAQAKGHAKKFSEELFDQLEKFGGYGFNKSHSVAYALVTYQTAYMKANYPTEYMAALLAGDHSKTTDIVKYINNAREMGIHVLTPDLNESDVSFSVIDEETIRFGISAMKGVGEGAAENIIQARKKTGGFKDIKDFILEVDTRILNKKIMEALVQGGAMDSFGYTRKCLFESLDSLVSYAQKEQERSAQGQFSLFGESTLSYELKLPKDADEWESEERLRREKSVTGLFLSGHPLDRYEAHLLSLHSIPIEKLDDIKAGAKVEIAGIVTSLKVKFTKKKEEFVNFKLEDRTGEIECVAFPKVYQKFKELIKEDEAVFIKGDLDRIEAGESELRGQIKVNNFEILNQTTIEDKMEKALHIRLEDRHRKMPDIIGKLHTLLAAYQGNSHVYFHLISGAEEKKVIRAHNHYSVQPNDELMSRLVGLLGKETVYYSFGENVKAYSPKETAGIKR; this comes from the coding sequence ATGGAAGATTTCGCCCACCTACATCTTCATACTACGTACTCCATGCTCGACGGCGCGATCCGCATCAAGGAGTTGATGAAACACGTTAAAGAGCTAGGAATGAGTTCCGTTGCAATGACCGACCATGGAAACATGTTCGGAGCGATTGAATTTTATAACGAGGCGGTCAAAAACGGCGTAAAACCGATCATAGGCTGCGAATTCTACGTTTCCCCCAATCGGAAAGCCGAAATGGAGGAGATGAGAATCGCCGACGGAAATGCCTATCATTTAATACTCCTCGCTAAGGACGAAATAGGTTACAAAAATCTAATAAAGTTAGCGAGCAAATCTTATACGGAAGGCTTTTATAAAAAGGCGCGTATCGACTATGATCTTTTGGATAAGCACAGCGAAGGGTTGGTATGCCTTACGGCTTGTTTGGCAGGAGAAGTAAACCGTAAGATACTGGAAGGCAAAATTCCCGAATCCTTTCAGCTCGCTGGCAAACTGAACGAAATTTTCCGAAAAGAGGATTTTTACCTAGAAATTCAAAACCATGGTATTCCTGAGCAGGAGATCGCGGCCAAAGGCGCCTATGATTTTTCGCAAAGAACGGGGATTAAACTAGTGGTCACCAACGATTCCCACTTCCTGAGAAAGGACGACAAGGAAGCACAGGATATTCTTTTAAGAATCGGAATGCGTAAAACGATCGAAGACGAAATGGAATTCGGCTTTAATCAGCACTTCTATGTAAAAAGCCCTGCAGAGATGAAACTTCTCTTCCCGGAACTCCCGCAAGCATACTATTCCACACTTGAGATCAGAGATAAGATAAATCTTCAATTAAAGTTCGGTAATTATCTTCTTCCCGAATTTTCCGTTCCCGACGGTTACGACGAATACGGATTTATGGAAAAACTAGTATGGGACGGAATTCGCCATCGATATTCAAGTATAACTCCGGAAATCAAAGAAAGAACGGAATTCGAACTTGGAACGATTAAGAATATGCGCTTTGCCGGATATTTTTTAATCGTTCAAGATTATATCAATTATGCGAAGAGGAGCGGAATCCCGGTGGGACCGGGGCGCGGGTCCGCCGCCGGGTCCATCGTCGCTTATGCATTAGGAATTACGAACGTCGAACCCCTTCGCTTTAATCTCCTGTTCGAGCGTTTTCTCAACCCGGACCGAAAGGATATGCCCGATATCGATACGGATTTCTGCGTCGAAAGGCGGGAAGAAGTAATCAACTATATCCGGCATAAATACGGAGAAGATCGAGTAGGCCAGATCATCACTTTCGGGTCTCTAGCGGCTAAGGCGGCTTTAAAGGACGTGGGCCGAGTCATGAATCTTCCCTATGATGAGGCAAATAGACTCACTAGCTATTGTCCCAATAAACCCGGAATTACTTTGGATGAGGCGATCGAAATTTCTTCGGACCTAAAACAAGCGAGTGAAAAAGACGAACTTCACAAAAAGATATTCTCGATCGCCAAACGTCTAGAGGGAAATTATAGGCAGCCGGGTCGCCACGCAGCAGGCGTCGTCATTTCCCCGTATCCGTTAGACGAAGTGGTTCCGCTCTCAACAGTCGCGGAGAAAGAACGTCCTGGAGTTCGTTCGATCGTTACCCAGTACGAAAAGAATAACTTAGAAGCCGTCGGCCTTATCAAAATGGATATCCTCGGCCTCAAAAACCTCACGACCTTAAACTATGCGGTTAAGTTGGTAAAGGAGAGAAGAGGGGTAGAGCTAGATTTAGATAAAATTCCATTAGATGATTCTAATACATATGCGCTTCTTCGCAAAGCGAATACGTTAGGGATCTTCCAGTTGGAATCCAGCGGAATCACCGATTTGGTTGCAAGAAGCCAAGTCTCCAGTTTCGAGGAAATCGTAGCTCTTATCGCCTTATATCGTCCGGGCCCTATGGAATCCGGAATGTTGGAAGAATATTTGGAACGTAAAAGCGGAAGAAAGCCGGTTTCTTATCCGCACGAATCCTGCGAAGCGATTTTAAAAGAAACTTTCGGGTTAACCGTTTATCAAGAACAGGTGATGAGTATCTCCCGTCTTGTCGGCGGCTTTACGATGGGCGAATCCGATATGCTGCGCAAGGCCATGGCCAAAAAGAAGAAGGAACTCATGGATCCTCTGCGAATCAAATTCATAGAGGGTGCTCAGGCAAAAGGACACGCTAAAAAGTTTTCTGAAGAATTGTTCGACCAATTGGAAAAATTCGGCGGATACGGCTTTAACAAATCGCATTCGGTCGCTTATGCTCTCGTAACGTACCAAACCGCGTATATGAAAGCGAATTATCCGACCGAATATATGGCTGCTTTGCTCGCGGGAGATCATTCTAAAACGACCGATATCGTTAAATATATCAATAACGCCCGCGAAATGGGTATACATGTTCTCACTCCGGATCTTAACGAATCCGACGTTTCTTTTTCCGTTATCGACGAAGAGACGATTCGTTTCGGGATTTCGGCCATGAAAGGAGTCGGGGAAGGAGCTGCCGAAAATATCATCCAGGCCCGGAAAAAAACCGGAGGCTTTAAAGATATCAAAGACTTTATACTCGAAGTCGACACTCGAATCTTAAATAAGAAGATTATGGAAGCGCTAGTCCAAGGCGGAGCGATGGATTCGTTCGGATATACTCGAAAATGTCTCTTTGAGTCGCTTGACAGTCTCGTGTCTTACGCGCAAAAGGAACAGGAAAGATCCGCCCAAGGGCAATTCTCTCTTTTCGGCGAATCTACTCTATCGTATGAACTAAAACTTCCTAAAGACGCCGATGAATGGGAATCGGAAGAGCGGTTACGGAGGGAAAAATCGGTAACCGGCTTGTTTCTTTCCGGCCACCCTTTAGATAGGTACGAAGCTCATTTACTCAGCTTGCATAGCATTCCGATAGAAAAGCTGGATGATATTAAAGCAGGCGCTAAAGTTGAAATCGCCGGTATCGTGACCTCGCTTAAAGTCAAGTTCACTAAGAAAAAAGAAGAATTCGTAAATTTCAAATTAGAAGATAGAACCGGGGAAATCGAGTGCGTCGCTTTTCCGAAAGTATACCAAAAATTTAAGGAATTGATCAAGGAAGACGAAGCCGTATTTATCAAAGGCGATTTGGATAGGATCGAAGCGGGAGAGTCGGAGCTACGAGGTCAAATCAAAGTAAACAACTTTGAAATATTGAATCAAACAACCATCGAAGACAAGATGGAAAAAGCCTTACACATAAGACTCGAGGACCGCCACCGCAAAATGCCCGATATCATAGGTAAATTGCACACTCTTCTCGCGGCTTACCAAGGAAATTCGCATGTCTATTTCCATTTAATCTCGGGAGCCGAAGAGAAAAAAGTAATTCGCGCTCATAATCATTATTCGGTACAGCCCAACGACGAATTAATGAGTAGGCTGGTCGGACTTCTAGGTAAGGAAACGGTTTATTACAGCTTCGGAGAAAACGTCAAAGCTTACAGTCCCAAGGAAACTGCAGGAATCAAACGCTGA